One genomic region from Desulfuromonas sp. encodes:
- a CDS encoding DNA repair protein RadA yields MKQKTIYTCQQCGYQSPKWMGKCPDCNQWNSLAEEQVTIAKKGARVAPPAATVKPLGEVSASDEDRCRCGIGELDRVLGGGVVPGSLSLIGGDPGIGKSTLLLQAAGLFATKKTALYVTAEESDRQVKLRAERLSVKAGNLFLLPETSLESILERVREVKPDFLVIDSIQTIFTGTLESAPGSVSQVRECAGRLMQLAKGEGVTTFLVGHVTKDGAIAGPRMLEHMVDTVLYFEGDAGHPYRILRAVKNRFGSTNEIGVFAMREHGLQEVPNPSELFLAERPEDAAGSVVVPSLEGSRPILVELQALVSGASFGTPRRTTMGIDHNRASLLVAVLEKKAGMSLLSQDIFLNVAGGVRLDEPAVDLGMVAALASSHLNKKVPARTVVFGEVGLAGEVRAVSQPELRIKEASRLGFDRCYLPQGNLKGMKAEKEIELIGVRNVSDMLDSLFSG; encoded by the coding sequence TTGAAACAAAAAACAATTTACACCTGCCAGCAGTGCGGCTACCAGAGCCCGAAGTGGATGGGCAAATGCCCCGACTGCAACCAGTGGAACAGTCTGGCCGAAGAGCAAGTGACGATCGCGAAAAAAGGGGCGCGGGTCGCCCCTCCGGCCGCGACAGTCAAGCCGCTTGGCGAAGTTTCGGCGAGCGACGAAGATCGTTGCCGCTGCGGCATCGGAGAACTTGATCGGGTCCTCGGCGGCGGTGTCGTTCCCGGTTCGCTCAGCCTGATCGGTGGTGACCCCGGTATCGGTAAATCGACTTTGCTGCTGCAGGCGGCCGGACTCTTCGCTACGAAAAAAACGGCCCTCTATGTGACAGCCGAGGAGTCGGATCGGCAGGTCAAGTTAAGAGCTGAACGGCTTTCGGTCAAGGCCGGCAACCTCTTTCTGCTACCGGAAACGTCGCTCGAGTCGATCCTGGAAAGGGTCCGCGAGGTTAAACCCGATTTTCTGGTGATCGATTCGATTCAGACCATTTTTACCGGTACTCTCGAATCGGCGCCCGGGAGCGTCAGCCAGGTCCGGGAGTGTGCCGGCCGCTTGATGCAGCTCGCCAAGGGGGAGGGTGTTACGACCTTCCTGGTCGGCCATGTGACCAAGGATGGTGCAATCGCCGGCCCCCGGATGCTGGAGCACATGGTTGACACGGTGCTCTATTTTGAAGGGGATGCCGGGCACCCTTACCGGATTTTGCGAGCGGTCAAGAACCGCTTCGGCTCGACCAACGAGATCGGGGTCTTTGCCATGCGCGAGCACGGCCTCCAGGAGGTTCCGAATCCGTCCGAGCTTTTTCTCGCCGAACGCCCCGAGGATGCGGCCGGCTCGGTGGTGGTGCCGTCGCTCGAAGGGAGTCGGCCGATTCTGGTCGAACTGCAAGCCCTGGTATCCGGGGCCTCGTTCGGCACGCCGCGGCGGACGACCATGGGCATCGATCACAACCGGGCTTCACTGCTGGTAGCGGTTCTCGAGAAAAAGGCCGGCATGTCATTGCTCTCTCAGGATATTTTTCTCAATGTTGCCGGTGGTGTCCGGCTCGATGAACCGGCGGTCGATCTCGGAATGGTCGCGGCCCTCGCTTCGAGCCATCTCAATAAAAAGGTGCCGGCGCGAACCGTAGTGTTTGGTGAAGTCGGCCTGGCCGGTGAAGTAAGGGCCGTTTCGCAGCCGGAACTCCGCATCAAGGAGGCATCGCGGCTCGGTTTTGATCGCTGTTATCTGCCGCAGGGTAACCTTAAAGGGATGAAGGCAGAGAAGGAAATTGAGTTGATAGGGGTCAGGAACGTATCGGATATGCTCGATTCACTTTTTTCGGGTTGA